A region of the Scatophagus argus isolate fScaArg1 chromosome 19, fScaArg1.pri, whole genome shotgun sequence genome:
CCTCCATGCCAGGGATGTCGAGTTGGATCACTCTCAGGTCTTTGCATTTGACTATGATACTTCCCACAGATCCCGCAAACCTTAAAGAGAAGTTGAAGATTTTATTCCAACTATAAAGCACACCAGGCAGAACGACAGTCAGgggaaagacacaaagacaatagCAGCACTGTTGCCTCGCATCGAGAACGTCCCTGTGTGAAACAGTCTGAGACCTCAGTCATGATTACAGCAAAAATATGTCCGTCTGATCCACCTTTACTTTTATATAGTGAGAAATGGTTAAGAATAAGGTTTAATTTCCCCACACAGTTCATAAGATGCGCTCACCTCTTCTCTATAGAGTCAATGTTTGAGTGTAGCAGCCACAGCTCCTCTGTGTTGTCTTGTCTGGAGGAGAGAATCAGGTGATGGCCTGTCAAACACAAGGTCCCCTCCACAGTGGGCATGAAAGGCCGGTGTAAGACAGCCCCATCCACTCTGGGTGTCTTTATCAACTCTGCAAACTCCATGACCTGAcgtgaagaaaagacagaaaacagccaaGATACAGGGGAAAGAAATCAGGAATGGGGTGGTGGGGGAGTCAAAGCATATGGACAACGCAAGTGATTAGCTATTATCACCACTGCTAAGGCTGCAAACTGCTGTATTGCTTCTCAAAAGAAACTGTGCAAGTCGATGCCAGTTAACGTCAAACTAGTAAATGCTGCAACAATCTGTGAGCTAATTTAGCTTAAGTTGGCTTTATCCAGGAAGTGAAGTGACTGACGTTAGCTTGCTCGCTAATCGTGACAGACCGTACAAACCGTCCGTCGCTTTTACATTATCGTCGAAATGTTAACATCATACCTACTTTAAatgtacagaaacaaaacttaCGAGTTTCATTGATGCTAAAACGATTCATCATACCTGTTTATATTTTCGTTCAATTTGATGTCGGGCGAGAGTGGTAcgttcacaaaaacacaccgaCCGGAAACAAAACCTTCCCTGTGAAATTTGACTTCGGATTTACATAGGATACTAGATTTCAAAATTCTTCTTTACCAATCGAATAAAGTACTCTGTGCTTTCCAGCGATTTTGAACATGAACTCTGCAGTTaaataacataaacatgaaatgaaatatgaatgtaGGCCATATGGTAAAATTCATCTTGTTCTTCCGCGTAGTAAGAGTAAGTAAGTCAAAATGCAAATAGTCCCATTCACTGGCCTAAAGCTAAAGtaaacatttattatatttctaaTGAGCAATCCCTTTAAAATTTAATATGCAGTAGATCATAAACAGTGAGGTCATTCATAGGGGTTGAAATATGGAAACGGTCCTTTTGTCCTTGTCCTTTTCCTGAGCACTTAATGAAGCCACTGTATggtcagacattttaaattagGACACAAAGATATGTCTCAGTGTTCAACAAGAATATTTAGATTTTCATCTCTAACAAAGACTGAAAGCTGTTTTAGTGGGGAACTGCTATTATATTTTATGCTCATCCATTTATGTTCTATTTATCTTTTGCTGtatgaaacatttaacaaaGCTAAATGAAAGTTGTTTAAAGACTCAGTTGTATGGGGTTAATACAATCTCAAGGGTTACATAACTCAAAAAATACGATAAAATACAATATGCAAAAAAATCCAGGGTTTGTGACCATAAATCTTTATCTATATCTCTAATTCACAGCTGGTATATAATCAATTGTccaataatttaatattttcactggAAATATACAATCCTAATTCTAAAAAATACTTGAGGTGCTTTGTGAAACATAAAAGTTTCCCTTTTCAACATGTTTGAAAAGTGTTGCTTGCATCAAATTCAAATTAATCTTTACTGTTTTGAATTATGTATATGTCAAAAAGAATGAACAAATTTCAACagtataatttatttatgtcttgCACAACATCCAAACTTTTTTGTAACCTGAGTTGTATTTGTGAGTTGCCACCCATTTTTGTGGGTTAATTAAAAATTGTGAATTATTAAAAGGAGATTGTTTTACAGTGCTGTTTCGTGCAAAATGTACAATTGCAGGGAGCATGTGACTCTTCGTGTCTtgtaaaataatttacaaatgAATGCAGAGAATGATTTGAGTCTGTTACCCATCAAAAACTGACTTGAAAATATGCATTCAAATTACTACATAAATCCTTTCAATTTTCAGCTTATATATCCTCCCATATCATCAACTGTACAAAGGCATTCCCATATTTTTACTCAAACATTCAATGgaaatgtatttgtgaatgtCAAAGGTTTCGCAGTTCTGGGTGATACATGCCTTGTTTctatttcaaaaatgtcaatttcaCTTCAAAGGATTTAAGCCAGAAACCAAGGGATATTTATAAGATGATACTGTTGCTCAAGTAGTATTACACACTTCAGTAGAAGTGATAATGAGGATAATAATGATATTCCTGTAGCTGGTGCGAGTGGAGGATATGTGGGAGTGGAGCTGAAGTGTGGCTCTGGTTTCTAAACTTGGTTAAACCTGGAGACGGGGGAGGCTTCCTTCCTTTCCCCTTGTTTATCCATATCAAGAACACACATTGAAGAGCAGCGTCAGAGAGGTGTGCTGCTGATTGTTTCTCCCCTGTTGTGTCCAGCCCCAACAGCAATAAAACTTTTCCATTTCACAGCTCTACACTTGAACATTGTAGATTCAGcatgaaatcacacacacatgctcacacacacacacacacacacaaataaaatctgtgaaaGATAAAGTCTCATCTGCATGCAACGTTATGATAAAATAGTCACTGaccaaaacacattaacatgttCATTATATCCATAACTTGTACGCGGAGTAAACCTTTACTAATGGACCGTAAGTTTTGTCAAACATGACCATTGATACACAAGCCCATTATATACACAGTTCAAGGTGAAAGAAAGGTTTGAATCTAATTCAAGCCTTCACTTGGGCCAGCAGAGCTCAGAACCTCGAACCCCAAATTagtgaaatgaaacaactgTTTTCAGAGTTTTCAAAGGGAGTAACAGATACGAACTGTTCTTTTGGGACTGAAAAGTCAACAGAATCGGGAAAACAACAGGTAACTTGTAATGCAGAGTAAAATACAGTAAGTAAGAACAGACAAAAGCCACAAACACTCTCTCAACCTTAGCCTGCTGTTTAAGTATTGGATCAAAAATTTGACTTGATTTGGATAAACATGATTATGGTGTCTTGATATCTTGACACTGTTGTGTCATGTGATTATTTCAGTGCAGCTACAGAACAGCAATCTTCTAAATCAGGAAAAGGGATAATATATGTGTATtaccaaaactcataaccagATAATCAGATAACAAAAAAGAGATAGAAGGTTGGATGTCTTCACAAATGGATGTGCAGTTTCACTTGGACAGAGTGAAGGAGTTTATAGGAAGATATAATGCTTTCAGAGTCTGAAGTGAGCAGGTGACCCTGAATTTTGATCTGTGTTATTCCTGTCGTTGATTCTGAAccattttctgaaataaaaactatGATTTTCAGCTCCACACTACAGTGGAGATTTGTGTATCTAATTTAAATTATGTACCTTATGCACCATTTTCCTGTTATGGACAAATAGAACCCGGAATGTTTCAGAGTTCTAGTGTCTCTGAGCTCACATAGAACGTTCCACATGTGATGTCACACCTAGAAGATTTAAGCAGCTccgggcacacacacaccattctgtttttgtgcaaaGACAGAGTTGGTTTGAGTTAGTAGTTGGTGAAACTTGGTGAAACTTCAGTGAAAGATATGGCTTCAAAGAACTTCCATCTATTCAAGATGACCGCTGATACTGTCAATAATGTAAGtacaacagttttattttctaagcTTTATGCCGTTtatgtctgaatatttttcagatACGTATGTAGAAAATTTGATTGCTTGACTGATTTAAGTGTTTAATTACTGGCCCAAGCAAAATCAGAGCATTTAGCATTTGCTCTGACTCAGTTTTCAAAACAGGTTTGACCTCAAATCCCCATATTGTGTGCAACTTTTCCCTTATTCTGATAACTGAGCATGCAATTCAGTATTTTGAACTTGCTACATTTGGTAAGACTTTAGTCAGTTTGGCATGCTGAAACTGttgtgaaaacaaagacaaaacacaaacaaattactGTATTGTTATTCAACTCAAGTGGCGTCACTgttgaaattaattttgttttaattacagaCAAGGAATCCTGGTGTCTACAGCAATGAGTCCAGGATCCAAGAAGTACAGCAAGATCGGATGGAGACTTTGGTCCGTCAAATAGAGACGCTGTGTGCTGCAGACAGGAGGCGCATTGACGCCGTGCTGGAGAGACTGGGACGCTCTGCCCAGCAGGACCCCCTCCCTGCACCTCAGCCCCCAGTGGGTCCCAGAGAAAGGCCTGTTTCATCTGTCGCAAGACGGAGGATCAGGGCTCTTCCAAATCTACCTCCTCGTTACGAAGGGCCCAGCAACGGCTGGACATCCACAACCCAAAGACACCAGACTCATCAGGATGAGACAGAGGATGTGGATACTCACACTCCCAGTGATCTGAGAAGCATCCCACTGATTACAACTCCTGTTGAGGTGTCACCTCCTCATACAcctgttgctcctcctcctccagcagctcccaGACCCAGGAGAAGAGTCCCTGGTCTGCCTGTGATGTGGATGCACCACAGTGAAGAAAGTAAGTATATATACAGACAATCTGATGATGGTTTCTATTATTGGTATTgtttaaaatgctttgttttgttcaccttAGCCCTCAGTAAGCAAAGTACAGATATGTTAAAGGGTGCACACAGAATAGATGAATGTGAACACAGTAAACATGTAGCAGTGTGACTGATGAATATTTGGATCTTTATCTGAACAGAAAAAGTAATTGGTGGATACAGACTCCAGACAGCTAAAGGTCAGGTGGAGGAAATCCAGAAAGGACTGGAGAAGCTTGGGAAAAACTCAGTCGTCAATATACCTCGACCTCCAGTTGGACCTAAACCAAAAAGGAATGGTGCAGTGACAACTGTCACTCCAGCTCCTCCCCCAAGGCCTGTCCCAcccaaaaacacagaaactcgCTGTGGGACTATACAGAAGCCTGCAAAGACTGTCAAAGCAGGCAAGAAGAGAGACGACACGCTCAACCTGCAGACAGCTGACAGGACACTTGCACAGCTGCAGCCGCTGTCTAAGCCAGAAGAAGCTCTGTCTAGCTGTTTCAACCTGCTCAGCTCAAAAGACTGGTAAGACTCCATGCCACGCtgtagagaaaaaaagttttcctgAATGCAGATACCTGCAGTGCCAATAATCTGTGCTCTAACAATGTTTAAGCTATGTCGTTAGCTTTAATATTAATAactaattaatattaatttaatataGATCCTTTTTATCAGTTGTCTGAATTAAcaatagctgtttttttttatatttaatcatCATAATATTTATGTCTACATTAAATTAACTGTGTCACCTCAACACAGGGAGAAGAAGATAGATGGCCTGAAAATTGTCCAAGCTCTGGCGCAGAACCATCCAGACATACTGATGGTCAAACTTCATGAAGTGTGTCTGGCTGTGATAGAGGAGGTACGAAAAacgttttcctgtttgtctgtctgtgttttatgcTGTCCTTTTTTGTAGACGTATGACCGCTAACTGTTGACATCTGTTCTCATTCTCAAGGTTAAAAACCTACGCTCGGCGGTGACCTGCGCAGCGATGGACACCATGGCTTATCTGTACGTCTACTTGGGGGAGGATATGGACACTCAGGTGGAGAGGACAGGCCGCGCTCTGCTGCTGAGGATCGCACAAGCAAATGCAAACgtcttcctgcagcagcaggccagcAAGGCCCTGGAGGCCCTGGTGGAGAACTGCAACCCAGGCCGAATACTGACCACTCTGCTGAATACAGGATTGAGGTAAGACCCCAGCAGAGGATCAGAAACTATGAATAACTGTAGTAGCAGCTTTCAGAACAAAgagttttatttgtgtatttgtgaatttatttgtgtttgttctttcacAGCCACCTGTTCGCCGCAGTGAGGGCCAGCACagctcacctcctccacctgctggttAACAGACTGGGAGTGGATGCTGTCTTGGGAGCAGGAAAGAACTTCACCCAGCGCTTCCTTATCGCTGTCAGTAAGATGTCTATGGACAGTTCTGCTGAAGTTAGGTGAGTTATAGAGCTCAGAACTGTGTGATCTGATGTCTGCTCATTTGTATCTCCTGTGAGAAGTTTTCTTTGTTCAGTCTTTGTTCAATCGTGAT
Encoded here:
- the LOC124050616 gene encoding crescerin-like protein che-12; protein product: MASKNFHLFKMTADTVNNTRNPGVYSNESRIQEVQQDRMETLVRQIETLCAADRRRIDAVLERLGRSAQQDPLPAPQPPVGPRERPVSSVARRRIRALPNLPPRYEGPSNGWTSTTQRHQTHQDETEDVDTHTPSDLRSIPLITTPVEVSPPHTPVAPPPPAAPRPRRRVPGLPVMWMHHSEEKKVIGGYRLQTAKGQVEEIQKGLEKLGKNSVVNIPRPPVGPKPKRNGAVTTVTPAPPPRPVPPKNTETRCGTIQKPAKTVKAGKKRDDTLNLQTADRTLAQLQPLSKPEEALSSCFNLLSSKDWEKKIDGLKIVQALAQNHPDILMVKLHEVCLAVIEEVKNLRSAVTCAAMDTMAYLYVYLGEDMDTQVERTGRALLLRIAQANANVFLQQQASKALEALVENCNPGRILTTLLNTGLSHLFAAVRASTAHLLHLLVNRLGVDAVLGAGKNFTQRFLIAVSKMSMDSSAEVRPHGHAILQALSLHRDFSDLWRNIISDKDRRPLERILRTAQRV